The following proteins come from a genomic window of Carassius carassius chromosome 10, fCarCar2.1, whole genome shotgun sequence:
- the LOC132151842 gene encoding ubiquitin carboxyl-terminal hydrolase 1-like: MPVLHSEGGVVAAVGSPVKKSKLSLRFFQKKDTKRALDFSEAPTEDTSTAEPEETTNHDQVVPVPCPSSPLTCEKRESLVPFVGLNNLGNTCYLNSILQVLYYCPGFKEAIKSLCLLAKMKDKQQEDGAKNEGDTGENTLHVPMELLGSFHSLISSLEQLQSSFLLNPEKYSDGELATPPRKLLNTLRQLNPMYEGYLQHDAQEVLQCILANIQEACDNIKKEQTDNTISNGMGDSTHEDDGSSDGQLSGKRKSDTEAGNAKKKPKSQSKSKKNEENVPMTRSKRKSSSDITTESSDQRNGTEEQEKEQEKDRGSTTEEEKNDSPPKEVGKRTRRGKLGWLKPSGKQPSIFSKFRSMGRITSHVGGKGETKEKSECSVQEKQEKDTTVNESRTQEDKQSLEKNKDQSGLDVLKWMFQGQLVLRTRCLECECFTERREDFQDISVPVQEDENSSSDSSSEISPDPKPELKTLKWAISQFASVERIVGQDKYFCETCHHYTEAERSLLFDKTPEVITIHLKCFAANGSEMDPYAGLSKVNTPLQTPLKLSLHEWCTQPDSPDQSHHYELFAVVMHSGVTISSGHYTTYIRMMDLHRTTLRLQSQDDEQNRDQEEIMKPKKEEGPQTEYDDGEVSFSLSGRGQNVARASATTSMSSKSGSKRCSEGVGLLGGQRSVTSYELSNSSQTNPEKASSLASRAAGSLLQNAVKKEEEEVEAMGDGTQVNFDLALRNLLDFEGKWMLFDDSEVRLFEEEDFLRACSPETCSTSTPYLLFYKRVS; this comes from the exons ATGCCCGTGCTGCACAGTGAAGGTGGAGTGGTGGCTGCAGTTGGCAGTCCTGTGAAGAAGAGCAAACTCTCTCTGAGATTCTTCCAGAAGAAGGACACCAAACGAGCCCTGGACTTCTCAGAGGCCCCTACAGAAGACACCAGTACCGCAGAACCAGAAGAGACTACTAA TCATGACCAGGTTGTGCCAGTGCCTTGCCCATCATCTCCTCTTACTTGTGAGAAGCGTGAAAGCCTGGTACCCTTCGTTGGGCTTAACAATTTGGGGAACACCTGCTATCTGAACAGCATCCTTCAG GTTTTATATTATTGTCCTGGTTTTAAAGAGGCCATCAAATCTTTGTGTCTGTTGGCTAAGATGAAAGACAAGCAGCAAGAAGATGGTGCCAAAAATGAG GGGGACACTGGTGAGAACACACTACATGTTCCAATGGAGCTGCTGGGTAGTTTCCACAGCCTCATCTCTTCTTTGGAACAGTTGCAATCCAGCTTCCTGCTTAACCCGGAAAAATACAGTGATGGAGAACTTGCCACACCACCTCGCAAGCTGCTTAACACACTCAG GCAGCTTAATCCAATGTATGAGGGTTACTTGCAGCATGATGCACAGGAGGTGCTGCAGTGCATCCTTGCTAACATCCAGGAGGCCTGTGACAATATCAAAAAAGAGCAAACAGACAACACAATAAGCAATGGAATGGGGGATTCCACCCATGAGGATGATGGGAGCTCTGATGGCCAGTTGAGCGGAAAGAGAAAGAGTGACACGGAAGCAGGCAATGCTAAGAAAAAGCCAAAATCTCAAAGTAAATCAAAGAAAAATGAGGAGAACGTGCCTATGACCCGCTCAAAACGAAAGTCCTCCAGTGACATAACCACAGAGAGTTCTGACCAGAGGAATGGAACAGAAGAGCAAGAAAAAGAGCAAGAGAAGGACAGGGGGAGCACCACAGAGGAGGAGAAGAATGACAGTCCCCCAAAAGAGGTGGGCAAGAGGACAAGGAGAGGGAAGCTGGGCTGGTTGAAGCCATCTGGGAAGCAGCCTAGCATCTTCTCGAAGTTCCGCAGCATGGGACGAATTACTTCACATGTGGGAGGAAAAGGGGAGACCAAGGAGAAATCAGAGTGTAGTGTCCAAGAGAAGCAGGAGAAGGATACCACTGTGAATGAGAGCAGAACTCAAGAAGATAAACAGAGTCTGGAAAAGAATAAAG ATCAGTCAGGACTGGATGTGCTGAAGTGGATGTTCCAGGGTCAGCTGGTGCTGCGGACACGCTGCCTGGAATGTGAGTGTTTCACAGAGCGGAGAGAGGACTTTCAAGACATCAGTGTACCTGTGCAAGAGGACGAGAACAGCTCCTCTGACTCCAGTTCTgaga TTTCTCCAGATCCCAAGCCTGAGCTGAAAACTCTAAAGTGGGCCATATCTCAATTTGCGTCTGTGGAGCGGATTGTGGGTCAAGATAAATATTTCTGTGAGACCTGTCATCACTACACAGAAGCTGAGAGAAGTCTTCTGTTTGACAAAACACCAGAAGTCATCACAATCCACCTGAAATGCTTTGCTGCCAATGGCTCTGA GATGGACCCTTATGCTGGCCTTTCCAAGGTGAATACTCCTCTGCAGACCCCACTCAAACTTTCCCTGCATGAGTGGTGCACTCAGCCGGATTCTCCAGACCAGAGCCATCACTATGAGCTCTTTGCCGTGGTCATGCACAGCGGAGTAACCATCAGCAGTGGTCACTACACCACTTACATCCGCATGATGGATCTCCATCGTACCACTCTCAGGCTTCAGTCTCAGGATGACGAGCAAAACCGAGACCAAGAGGAAATCATGAAACCGAAGAAAGAAGAGGGACCTCAAACAGAATATGATGACGGTGAGGTGTCTTTCAGCTTGTCTGGCAGAGGGCAAAATGTGGCTAGAGCCAGCGCAACAACAAGCATGTCCAGCAAATCAGGAAGCAAGAGGTGCTCTGAGGGTGTTGGGCTTTTAGGAGGACAGAGGAGCGTCACCAGTTATGAGCTCAGCAACAGCAGTCAAACCAATCCTGAGAAGGCTTCCAGCTTAGCCAGTCGTGCCGCAGGTTCTCTGCTTCAGAACGCAGTgaagaaagaggaagaggaagttgAAGCTATGGGCGATGGGACCCAGGTGAATTTTGACCTTGCTCTGCGAAACCTTTTGGACTTTGAGGGAAAGTGGATGCTGTTTGATGACTCTGAAGTGAGACTCTTTGAAGAAGAGGACTTCCTCAGAGCCTGTTCCCCTGAGACTTGCTCCACATCTACACCCTACCTGCTCTTCTACAAGAGAGTCTCTTAG